Proteins encoded together in one Candidatus Sulfotelmatobacter sp. window:
- a CDS encoding Ig domain-containing protein produces the protein MRSDARPPVRNQRYSNVLSFVGLAALLLCVTWLTGCAGVSAAGSGDTTTPHLSGRLSSATMGLPYNGTISVIGGTAPYAFRLTSGSLPTGLTLSPNGGTISGTPGKSGVYNFAVGVADSKNSEGSQSFQITVNTVGSINVTVSPAVTSVSSSGTLQFTAAVANSSNVAVTWSASRGTISSSGLYQAPSVS, from the coding sequence ATGAGGTCCGACGCACGTCCCCCAGTTCGGAATCAGCGCTACTCCAACGTTCTTTCATTCGTTGGCCTGGCCGCCCTTCTACTGTGCGTTACATGGTTGACCGGCTGTGCCGGAGTTTCCGCCGCCGGCTCGGGAGACACCACGACTCCGCACCTCTCCGGCCGGCTTTCTTCTGCCACCATGGGCCTACCGTACAACGGAACCATCAGCGTGATCGGCGGAACTGCGCCTTACGCTTTCAGACTCACGTCAGGGTCGCTTCCCACGGGCCTCACTCTGAGCCCAAATGGGGGAACGATCTCTGGAACTCCCGGCAAGAGCGGAGTCTATAACTTCGCCGTCGGAGTCGCGGATTCTAAGAACTCCGAGGGGTCGCAATCGTTTCAGATTACCGTCAATACTGTCGGATCTATTAATGTGACTGTCAGCCCCGCCGTCACGTCGGTTTCATCGTCAGGAACGCTACAGTTTACCGCCGCGGTGGCGAACAGCTCCAACGTTGCCGTGACCTGGTCGGCCTCAAGGGGTACGATTTCCAGCAGCGGTCTGTATCAGGCGCCCTCGGTCAGC
- a CDS encoding LuxR C-terminal-related transcriptional regulator, translating into MAQLTSFPQQDRIRVLAADNTSMNTQLLVETLGRDGQFNVASPVSKDAEILSVLKRERSHIALISARQGMDARGGFTLSREVCNVSPGTRVIMLLDSSERTPVIEAFRAGARGVFCRTESLKLLAKSIRCVHEGQIWANSTELQYLLEAMSEPVPMKFLSASGDALLSAREIDVVRCVAEGLSNREIAQRLNLREHTVKNYLFRIFDKLGVSSRVEVVLYALGNHASADHASANHASHNHGSANHGSANHGSASHGSADKTDPAAKLDPVVASRKEAPSAAIASRTELPVRVVRR; encoded by the coding sequence ATGGCGCAATTGACCAGCTTTCCTCAACAAGATCGGATTCGCGTCCTCGCCGCCGATAACACGTCCATGAACACCCAGTTGCTGGTGGAGACGCTGGGCCGCGACGGGCAGTTCAATGTGGCCAGCCCGGTGTCGAAAGATGCCGAAATCCTCTCCGTGCTCAAGCGCGAGCGCTCCCATATTGCGCTGATCAGCGCGCGCCAGGGAATGGACGCGCGCGGCGGCTTTACACTGAGCCGGGAGGTTTGCAACGTTTCGCCCGGCACCCGGGTCATTATGCTCTTGGACTCTTCCGAGCGTACGCCCGTGATCGAAGCTTTCCGCGCCGGAGCGCGCGGCGTTTTCTGCCGCACCGAGTCGCTCAAGTTGCTGGCCAAGTCCATTCGCTGTGTCCACGAGGGCCAGATCTGGGCCAACAGCACTGAACTGCAATACCTCCTGGAAGCGATGTCAGAACCCGTTCCCATGAAATTCCTCAGCGCCAGCGGGGATGCGCTTCTGTCGGCGCGGGAAATCGATGTCGTGCGCTGCGTGGCGGAGGGACTCAGCAACCGCGAAATCGCACAGCGCCTGAATCTCAGGGAACACACTGTCAAGAATTACCTGTTCCGCATCTTCGACAAGCTGGGAGTTTCCAGCCGGGTTGAAGTTGTTCTTTATGCCCTCGGCAATCATGCATCCGCGGATCATGCATCCGCGAATCACGCATCGCACAATCATGGATCGGCGAATCATGGGTCGGCGAATCATGGATCGGCGAGTCATGGATCGGCGGACAAGACCGACCCGGCCGCGAAGCTGGATCCCGTCGTCGCCTCCAGAAAAGAAGCCCCCTCAGCCGCCATCGCTTCTCGCACGGAGTTGCCGGTGCGCGTTGTGCGCCGCTGA